The following proteins come from a genomic window of Natrinema saccharevitans:
- a CDS encoding ribonuclease H-like domain-containing protein, which translates to MPDEGGADLLALRCDAVAELDEAAVRDALEYFEPALVYVVRESSDGRVVSRVRRAADCPVVAAAGPAEIRTETVGEISFCFAGSTSLLADAPAAGYLVCDDLESTTDAVALEATLAGREAAARYRARSSREPTFLTGALPASYDHVWEAIVDGESVRLPVRGLAPLERSGAAELACLTCGRAGSVAVSSVPADRFGLGALSGVGPTTTRRLRESGYQTRAAVAAASATALSAIDGIGPSTAREIVHSARALSDGRVVRTTADPLPPAGDATPLFVDIETDGLQPTTIPLIGVYDPVRDEYVDFVDTAPSREDPGRATREFVSWLAAEYDAPSLVAWNGRGFDYDHLERFVARYAPEYRAYWRDRVSTYDPYDWAVRRDNAVLPGRTNRLEDVAAALGHDLEGAAAALDGKTFAERLRRLLEASSASEAPAIDWTVVRRYCEADVRELAAVYEAIAAAPIETESSGEKADGSTAEPTQTGLTDF; encoded by the coding sequence ATGCCCGACGAGGGAGGGGCCGACCTGCTCGCGCTCCGCTGTGACGCCGTCGCCGAACTGGACGAGGCGGCGGTCCGCGACGCCCTTGAGTACTTCGAGCCGGCCCTCGTCTACGTCGTCCGGGAGTCGTCTGACGGCCGCGTCGTGAGCCGGGTCCGACGGGCCGCCGACTGTCCCGTCGTCGCCGCCGCCGGTCCCGCGGAGATCCGGACCGAAACCGTCGGGGAGATCTCGTTCTGTTTCGCGGGTTCGACGTCGCTGCTCGCGGACGCGCCGGCGGCCGGCTACCTCGTCTGTGACGACCTCGAGTCGACGACCGACGCCGTCGCGCTCGAGGCGACGCTCGCCGGCCGCGAGGCGGCCGCGCGCTACCGAGCCCGCTCGAGTCGCGAACCGACGTTCCTGACCGGTGCGCTCCCCGCGAGTTACGACCACGTCTGGGAGGCGATCGTCGACGGCGAATCGGTCCGGCTACCGGTCCGCGGGCTCGCCCCGCTGGAGCGGTCCGGAGCGGCCGAACTCGCTTGCCTCACCTGCGGTCGGGCCGGCTCGGTCGCGGTGTCGTCGGTCCCTGCCGACAGGTTCGGACTGGGGGCGCTGTCGGGTGTCGGTCCGACGACGACCCGACGGCTCCGGGAAAGCGGCTACCAGACCCGAGCGGCCGTCGCAGCGGCGTCGGCGACGGCGCTGTCCGCGATCGACGGGATCGGCCCGTCGACGGCCCGCGAGATCGTCCACAGCGCGCGGGCGCTATCCGACGGCCGCGTCGTCCGGACGACGGCGGACCCGCTCCCGCCGGCCGGCGACGCGACGCCGCTGTTCGTCGACATCGAAACCGACGGGCTCCAACCAACGACGATCCCGCTAATCGGCGTCTACGATCCCGTCCGCGACGAATACGTCGACTTCGTCGACACCGCCCCCTCCCGCGAGGACCCGGGGCGAGCGACCCGCGAGTTCGTCTCGTGGCTGGCCGCCGAGTACGACGCCCCCTCGCTGGTCGCGTGGAACGGCCGCGGGTTCGACTACGACCACCTCGAGCGCTTCGTCGCCCGCTACGCGCCCGAGTACCGCGCGTACTGGCGCGATCGCGTCTCGACGTACGACCCCTACGACTGGGCGGTCCGCCGGGACAACGCCGTCCTGCCGGGCCGAACGAACCGCCTCGAAGACGTGGCCGCGGCGCTGGGCCACGATCTCGAGGGGGCCGCGGCCGCGCTCGACGGGAAGACGTTCGCCGAGCGGCTCCGGCGGCTGCTCGAGGCCTCGAGCGCGTCCGAAGCGCCGGCCATCGACTGGACGGTCGTCCGCCGGTACTGCGAGGCGGACGTTCGCGAACTGGCCGCGGTCTACGAGGCGATCGCGGCGGCCCCGATCGAGACGGAATCGTCGGGAGAGAAAGCGGACGGCTCCACGGCGGAACCGACACAGACCGGACTCACTGATTTCTAG
- a CDS encoding thioredoxin family protein — translation MAATSKPSRLETGDDVDEFVASHDVALVEFYTSGCALCQAMEPVLGNVARATDVAIGMVNPGDDIGLVDRFDIRSVPTLLLFEDGEETARLADGFQGGDAVTDFLASNVPTAVDAD, via the coding sequence ATGGCCGCGACCAGCAAACCGAGCCGGCTCGAGACCGGCGACGACGTAGACGAGTTCGTGGCGAGCCACGACGTCGCGCTCGTGGAGTTCTACACGAGCGGCTGTGCACTGTGTCAGGCGATGGAACCGGTCCTCGGCAACGTCGCTCGCGCGACCGACGTCGCGATCGGCATGGTCAACCCCGGCGACGACATCGGTCTCGTCGACCGGTTCGACATCCGGTCGGTGCCGACCCTGCTCCTGTTCGAGGACGGCGAGGAGACTGCGCGGCTGGCTGACGGGTTCCAGGGCGGCGACGCCGTGACCGACTTCCTCGCGTCGAACGTGCCCACCGCCGTCGACGCCGACTGA
- a CDS encoding DEAD/DEAH box helicase: MPPQDTDGPIGGRGDTDSDALALTGAQLRETYPDARYAGQCRERFTLPAEPADHVPAEEVLPPDLAATLAVDPWRHQAEALAALERGENVCVTTSTSSGKTYVYALEIARRFREGSDVRALLVYPTKALSRDQERELNDLFDDLGLDVAVGVYDGDTKRREKSRIREEANVVITNFAGLNRYLEGHHRWAAFHANCDLLVVDEAHAWTGVSGMHAAWILRRARRVIEWYGGDPQYVLTSATIGNPADHAEALTGEPATVIDEDGSPSGRRHLVFWDPPTDGDAGEYGGSGGEDDEANWRPSKRPATVEAPEVWAHCCYHGVPSLLFCDSRKGTELAVSRARDYLETPSLPYRGGADLAAYNAGHGKRSRRSTENRLKSGALDGVATTSALEVGIDVGGIDGTVLLGYPGSRQSFWQRIGRSGRGEREALSVFVPSHSTLDQYVCNHPEYLLEEGPESAVVDLENNPVYLQHLRCAAQELPLRREDAARFGGRDRLERAVEYGRRTGDFEGSLAGGITYAHRDRPQDEISLYAAGGNAFEIRLAGEGSIDHQPIGRARAYRDYHEGATVLYRGDQYEVIELREDRPQPYVTLQAADLDYYTQSQRRTTIYDTEIRASREVGDFRLNWGYGTVTVHHGTFVKRDLESGDVREVGLETGVPPLEMRTQLCWTEVPDGVERAVTAAHSDYHNDECEDLPPRLHGYLGGIHAVEHAMIAVAPLELTVDAADLGGLATNRLPDGTDASGWFIYDGIEGGLGFSRRIYEEYEAVARRARDLWVDCDCGRDEGCPACLMSDRCGNDNRPLYGPAARDVLDAVLDEGSAAPRPDRTDGDRDERRPPASVS, translated from the coding sequence ATGCCACCGCAAGACACCGACGGACCGATCGGCGGCCGGGGCGACACCGACTCGGACGCCCTCGCGCTGACCGGCGCGCAACTCCGCGAGACGTATCCCGACGCCCGCTATGCCGGACAGTGCCGCGAACGGTTCACGCTGCCGGCCGAACCCGCCGACCACGTCCCCGCGGAGGAAGTTCTGCCGCCCGACCTCGCCGCGACACTCGCGGTCGATCCCTGGCGCCATCAGGCCGAGGCGCTCGCGGCGCTCGAGCGCGGCGAGAACGTCTGCGTCACGACGTCGACGTCCTCGGGGAAGACCTACGTCTACGCGCTGGAGATCGCGCGGCGGTTCCGCGAAGGTTCCGACGTGCGCGCGCTGCTGGTCTACCCGACGAAGGCGCTCAGTCGCGATCAGGAGCGGGAACTCAACGATCTGTTCGACGACCTCGGACTGGACGTCGCGGTCGGCGTCTACGACGGCGACACCAAGCGCCGGGAGAAGTCCCGCATCCGCGAGGAAGCGAACGTCGTCATCACGAACTTCGCGGGGTTGAACCGGTACCTCGAGGGCCACCACCGCTGGGCCGCGTTCCACGCGAACTGCGACCTGCTCGTCGTCGACGAGGCCCACGCGTGGACCGGCGTCAGCGGGATGCACGCCGCCTGGATCCTCCGACGGGCCCGACGGGTGATCGAGTGGTACGGCGGCGACCCCCAGTACGTCCTGACGAGCGCGACGATCGGCAACCCGGCCGACCACGCCGAGGCGCTGACGGGCGAGCCGGCGACGGTGATCGACGAGGACGGCTCCCCGAGCGGCCGCCGCCACCTCGTCTTCTGGGATCCACCGACCGACGGCGACGCGGGCGAGTACGGCGGCAGCGGTGGCGAGGACGACGAGGCAAACTGGCGGCCGAGCAAACGACCCGCCACCGTCGAGGCCCCCGAGGTGTGGGCCCACTGTTGCTACCACGGCGTTCCCTCGCTGCTGTTCTGTGACTCGCGGAAGGGGACGGAACTCGCCGTCAGCCGCGCGCGTGACTACCTCGAGACCCCGTCGCTTCCCTATCGCGGCGGCGCCGACCTCGCCGCCTACAACGCCGGCCACGGCAAGCGCTCGCGTCGGAGTACCGAGAACCGGCTCAAGAGCGGCGCCCTCGACGGCGTCGCGACGACCAGCGCGCTCGAGGTCGGCATCGACGTCGGCGGGATCGACGGCACCGTCCTGCTGGGGTATCCCGGCTCGAGACAGTCGTTCTGGCAGCGGATCGGCCGGTCGGGCCGTGGCGAGCGAGAGGCCCTGTCGGTGTTCGTCCCGAGCCACTCGACGCTCGATCAGTACGTTTGCAATCACCCCGAGTACCTGCTCGAGGAGGGTCCGGAAAGCGCCGTCGTCGACCTCGAGAACAATCCGGTCTACCTGCAGCACCTGCGGTGTGCGGCCCAGGAGCTGCCCCTGCGCCGCGAGGACGCGGCCCGTTTCGGCGGGCGCGATCGGCTCGAGCGAGCCGTCGAGTACGGCCGCCGGACGGGCGATTTCGAGGGCTCGCTCGCGGGCGGGATCACCTACGCCCACCGCGATCGGCCACAGGACGAGATCAGCCTCTACGCCGCCGGCGGGAACGCCTTCGAGATCCGGCTGGCGGGCGAGGGCTCGATCGATCACCAGCCGATCGGTCGCGCACGCGCGTACCGGGACTATCACGAGGGCGCGACGGTGCTGTATCGGGGCGACCAGTACGAGGTGATCGAACTCCGTGAGGACCGGCCGCAGCCGTACGTGACACTCCAGGCCGCCGACCTCGACTACTACACGCAGTCCCAGCGCCGGACGACGATCTACGACACCGAAATCCGAGCGTCCCGCGAGGTCGGCGATTTCCGACTCAACTGGGGGTACGGGACGGTCACGGTCCACCACGGGACGTTCGTGAAACGCGACCTCGAGTCGGGCGACGTCCGGGAAGTCGGCCTCGAGACCGGCGTCCCGCCGCTGGAGATGCGCACCCAGTTGTGCTGGACGGAGGTCCCCGACGGCGTCGAGCGAGCGGTGACGGCCGCTCACAGCGACTACCACAACGACGAGTGCGAGGACCTGCCTCCGCGGCTCCACGGCTACCTCGGGGGGATCCACGCCGTCGAGCACGCGATGATCGCCGTGGCTCCGCTCGAGTTGACCGTCGACGCGGCGGACCTCGGCGGGCTCGCAACCAACCGGCTCCCCGACGGGACCGACGCGAGCGGCTGGTTCATCTACGACGGGATCGAGGGCGGGCTGGGCTTTTCCCGGCGCATCTACGAGGAGTACGAGGCGGTCGCGCGGCGGGCCCGCGACCTCTGGGTCGACTGCGACTGCGGTCGCGACGAGGGCTGTCCCGCCTGTCTCATGAGCGACCGCTGTGGGAACGACAATCGGCCCCTGTACGGGCCGGCGGCGAGGGACGTGCTCGACGCGGTACTGGACGAAGGCAGTGCCGCCCCGCGACCCGACCGCACGGACGGGGACCGCGACGAGCGCCGCCCGCCCGCGTCGGTCTCGTAG
- a CDS encoding PGF-CTERM sorting domain-containing protein, with the protein MAEVRGSSGPERWQTLLAVGLGLAVIGSLVAAGAGTVAAQADPDDNGTVSEAAYVDPAPEKGDPYYEAAADDGSWVSYENPRDEYRSPYLGDGSGKICVSLVNENGDPVIGESVPNTSVTVPTGGATTWHSDADPMTVQFPMDDHHEFPLDGDQFGTSPDVAQGDGYMDSHCLEFHGNPEDATLTYGEAEISGEHADRIDVAGYIQQEPAGDGWDTDIDPIAAAEPYEEAGGGWTYDAAENSTHGQAVVVLQLDAPADERFDPDGSNGPSNASDPASAGENDDDDENAESGDQMPGFGVVGALVALSVAVLARRRGYSSR; encoded by the coding sequence ATGGCTGAAGTACGCGGCTCGAGCGGTCCGGAGCGGTGGCAAACACTTCTCGCGGTCGGGCTCGGACTGGCCGTGATCGGCAGCCTCGTCGCGGCGGGTGCCGGGACGGTCGCCGCGCAAGCCGATCCGGACGACAACGGGACCGTTTCGGAGGCGGCATACGTCGACCCCGCACCAGAGAAGGGAGACCCCTACTACGAAGCGGCGGCCGACGACGGCAGCTGGGTCAGTTACGAGAACCCGCGCGACGAGTACCGGAGTCCCTATCTCGGCGACGGCTCCGGAAAGATCTGCGTCTCGCTGGTCAACGAAAACGGCGACCCGGTCATCGGCGAGTCGGTGCCGAACACGTCCGTGACCGTCCCGACCGGCGGCGCGACGACGTGGCACTCCGACGCCGATCCGATGACCGTCCAGTTCCCCATGGACGACCACCACGAGTTCCCGCTCGACGGCGATCAGTTCGGCACCAGTCCGGACGTCGCACAGGGCGACGGCTATATGGACTCCCACTGTCTCGAGTTCCACGGGAACCCCGAAGACGCGACCCTCACCTACGGCGAAGCCGAAATCAGCGGCGAACACGCCGATCGAATCGATGTCGCTGGCTATATCCAACAGGAACCAGCAGGCGACGGCTGGGACACCGATATCGATCCGATCGCCGCCGCGGAGCCCTACGAAGAGGCGGGCGGCGGCTGGACCTACGACGCGGCCGAGAACTCGACCCACGGTCAGGCCGTCGTCGTCCTGCAGCTCGACGCCCCCGCCGACGAGCGGTTCGACCCCGACGGCTCGAACGGCCCGTCGAACGCGTCCGACCCGGCATCGGCCGGCGAAAACGATGATGACGACGAAAACGCCGAGAGCGGCGACCAGATGCCCGGCTTCGGCGTCGTCGGTGCGCTCGTCGCGCTGTCCGTCGCCGTCCTCGCTCGCCGTCGCGGCTATAGTAGCCGCTGA
- the glnA gene encoding type I glutamate--ammonia ligase has protein sequence MTNGNLTAAEEEVLDEIEAEDIDFLRLQFTDILGTVKNVSVPARQAEKAFTEGIYFDGSSIEGFVRIQESDMRLKPDPETFAILPWQNREDGASARMICDVIDTSTGEPFEGDPRRVLKNTLERADEMGYTVNAAPEPEFFLFEEDDDGRATTETGDHGGYFDLAPKDLASDVRRDIIYGLEDMGFEIEASHHEVARGQHEINFEYDDALATADNVATFRTVVRAIAAQHDQHATFMPKPIPRINGSGMHTHLSLFEDGENAFHDEDGQFDLSETAQSFVAGILEHAPAITAVSNPTVNSYKRLVPGYEAPVYVAWSDRNRSALIRKPAARIPAASRIEARFPDPSCNPYLALAALISAGLDGIERDLECPDPIRENIYEFDEAKREEYGIETLPTNLGEAVDALEEDEVIYETLGDHVGPKFVEAKSQEFEDYLVDVSDWELERYLETF, from the coding sequence ATGACGAACGGGAACCTAACTGCTGCCGAAGAGGAGGTACTGGACGAAATCGAGGCGGAGGACATCGACTTCCTCCGCCTGCAGTTCACGGACATTCTGGGGACGGTCAAGAACGTCTCCGTGCCGGCCCGACAGGCCGAGAAGGCCTTCACCGAGGGGATCTACTTCGACGGCTCCTCGATCGAGGGCTTCGTCCGCATTCAGGAGTCGGACATGCGACTCAAACCCGACCCCGAGACGTTCGCGATCCTGCCGTGGCAAAACCGCGAGGACGGGGCGTCGGCCCGGATGATCTGTGACGTCATCGACACCTCGACGGGCGAACCCTTCGAGGGCGACCCGCGTCGCGTTCTGAAGAACACCCTCGAACGCGCCGACGAAATGGGCTACACGGTCAACGCCGCGCCCGAACCGGAGTTCTTCCTCTTCGAGGAGGACGACGACGGCCGCGCCACGACCGAGACCGGCGATCACGGGGGCTACTTCGACCTCGCGCCGAAGGATCTCGCCAGCGACGTCCGCCGCGACATCATCTACGGGCTCGAGGACATGGGCTTCGAGATCGAGGCGAGCCACCACGAGGTCGCCCGCGGCCAACACGAGATCAACTTCGAGTACGACGACGCGCTCGCGACGGCCGACAACGTCGCGACGTTTCGCACGGTCGTCCGCGCGATCGCCGCCCAGCACGACCAGCACGCGACCTTCATGCCCAAGCCGATCCCGCGGATCAACGGCTCGGGAATGCACACGCACCTCTCGCTGTTCGAGGACGGCGAGAACGCCTTCCACGACGAGGACGGTCAGTTCGACCTCTCGGAGACTGCACAGTCTTTCGTCGCCGGGATCCTCGAACACGCGCCGGCGATCACGGCCGTCTCGAACCCGACGGTCAACAGCTACAAACGCCTGGTACCGGGCTACGAAGCGCCGGTCTACGTCGCCTGGTCCGACCGCAACCGCTCGGCGCTGATCCGCAAGCCGGCCGCGCGGATCCCGGCGGCCTCCCGCATCGAGGCGCGCTTCCCCGACCCGTCCTGTAACCCCTATCTCGCGCTCGCCGCGCTCATCAGCGCCGGCCTCGACGGCATCGAACGCGACCTCGAGTGTCCCGACCCGATCCGGGAGAACATCTACGAGTTCGACGAGGCAAAACGCGAGGAGTACGGCATCGAGACGCTCCCGACCAACCTCGGCGAAGCCGTCGACGCTCTCGAGGAAGACGAGGTCATCTACGAGACGCTGGGCGACCACGTCGGGCCGAAGTTCGTCGAGGCCAAGAGCCAGGAGTTCGAGGACTACCTCGTCGACGTCTCCGACTGGGAACTCGAGCGCTACCTCGAGACCTTCTGA
- a CDS encoding APC family permease encodes MAGNDSDFERILTKKDLFVLAFGAMIGWGWIIQTGFWIDEAGVAGSVLGFVVGAIMVCVVGLIYGELTSAMPFVGGEHVYSFRALGPLWSFVCTWSLVLGYVGVVVFEVVALPSAMAFIVPGFNVLELWTVAGEPVYASWILVGGIGAIVMTGLNYRGVKPAAQFQTLLTLVIGLAGVMLVIGALFNGQTQPNPPLSDVGTAGVATVAIMTPFMFVGFDVIPQSAEEADVPPRVIGLLIPAAVSLAALFYIGVIWASGQAMPGVELVESPLPAAAAMETIFSSQLIGRIMALAGIAGILTSWNSFLLGASRAVFALADSGMIPRRINALHPEYNTPSTAIVLIGGLSIFAPLFGEQMLVWIVNASGLGLVVAWFLVVVSFLVLRYREPGLNRPLKLPFGYAFGAAGLVLTLGFIGLYLPGGPSALVWPYEWAIVLCWALLGVVLYGISSTDSEIELADLEPSELE; translated from the coding sequence ATGGCAGGAAACGACAGTGACTTCGAGCGGATCCTGACGAAAAAAGACCTCTTCGTCCTCGCGTTCGGCGCGATGATCGGCTGGGGATGGATCATCCAGACCGGGTTCTGGATCGACGAAGCGGGCGTGGCCGGATCGGTACTCGGCTTCGTCGTGGGCGCGATCATGGTATGCGTCGTCGGACTGATATACGGTGAACTCACGTCCGCGATGCCGTTCGTCGGCGGCGAACACGTGTACAGTTTCCGCGCGCTCGGCCCGCTCTGGTCGTTCGTGTGTACGTGGTCGCTCGTCCTCGGCTACGTCGGTGTCGTCGTTTTCGAGGTCGTGGCGCTGCCGTCCGCGATGGCGTTTATCGTGCCCGGATTCAACGTCCTCGAACTCTGGACGGTCGCCGGGGAGCCGGTGTACGCGTCCTGGATCCTCGTCGGCGGGATCGGCGCGATCGTGATGACGGGGCTCAACTACCGCGGCGTGAAACCCGCGGCACAGTTCCAGACGCTGCTAACGCTCGTCATCGGCCTCGCGGGTGTCATGCTCGTCATCGGGGCCCTGTTCAACGGACAGACCCAGCCGAACCCGCCGCTGTCGGACGTCGGGACGGCCGGCGTCGCCACGGTCGCGATCATGACGCCGTTCATGTTCGTCGGCTTCGACGTCATTCCCCAGTCCGCCGAGGAAGCCGACGTCCCGCCCCGCGTCATCGGACTTCTCATTCCGGCGGCAGTCTCGCTTGCCGCGCTGTTTTACATCGGCGTGATCTGGGCGTCCGGGCAGGCCATGCCCGGCGTCGAACTCGTCGAGAGCCCGCTGCCGGCCGCCGCGGCCATGGAAACGATCTTCAGCAGTCAGCTGATCGGCCGTATCATGGCGCTTGCTGGCATCGCGGGCATCCTCACGAGCTGGAACTCCTTCCTGCTGGGGGCCAGTCGCGCCGTCTTCGCGCTCGCCGATTCGGGGATGATTCCGCGACGGATCAACGCGCTCCACCCCGAGTACAACACGCCCTCGACCGCGATCGTCCTCATCGGCGGGCTCTCGATCTTCGCGCCGCTGTTCGGCGAACAGATGCTGGTCTGGATCGTCAACGCGAGCGGGCTCGGCCTCGTCGTCGCCTGGTTCCTCGTCGTCGTCTCGTTCCTCGTTCTCCGCTACCGAGAGCCCGGCCTGAACCGCCCGCTGAAGCTCCCGTTCGGATACGCGTTCGGGGCCGCGGGGCTGGTCCTGACGCTCGGCTTCATCGGCCTCTATCTTCCGGGCGGGCCGTCGGCGCTCGTCTGGCCCTACGAGTGGGCGATCGTCCTCTGCTGGGCGCTCCTCGGCGTCGTGCTGTATGGAATCTCCTCGACGGACTCGGAGATCGAACTGGCCGATCTGGAGCCGAGCGAACTCGAGTAA
- a CDS encoding MarR family transcriptional regulator has protein sequence MVSQTQRQKAFDPIPDDLESARAKLVYLYLEVAGGATVEEVGERLAMKKINVLSVLGSLVEAGHVEKRESAYAVAN, from the coding sequence ATGGTTTCACAGACGCAGCGTCAAAAAGCGTTCGATCCGATTCCGGACGACCTCGAGTCGGCCCGTGCGAAACTCGTGTACCTCTACCTCGAGGTGGCCGGGGGCGCGACGGTCGAGGAAGTCGGGGAGAGACTGGCGATGAAAAAGATCAACGTCCTGAGCGTGCTGGGCTCGCTGGTCGAGGCCGGCCACGTGGAAAAACGGGAGTCGGCCTACGCCGTCGCGAACTGA
- a CDS encoding metallophosphoesterase, which yields MRDDSRRRDGAAPSTQPLVEPVPGEPAATATIGHERALLIADYHAGYEAALRDERGVDVPSRAPDRRERLTALLERTRADRLVVCGDLMHSIGEPGGAERGELEVLFESFPSDLAVSVVKGNHDGRIETWLGESDDVDATVAVVPGAGVALGDVGVCHGHTWPAPAVLESAVVCLGHEHPCVLLEDEVGGSRVERAWLRGRLAPEPFRDRPEYEGVSWLEGATEPPRSVVIPAFNDLVGGTWTNLSGQSFLSPFLPAGLADGEAYLLDGTRLGPYESV from the coding sequence ATGCGCGACGATTCCCGCCGACGCGACGGGGCCGCACCGTCGACGCAGCCGCTGGTCGAGCCCGTCCCCGGCGAACCGGCCGCGACCGCGACGATCGGCCACGAGCGCGCCCTGCTAATCGCCGACTACCACGCCGGCTACGAGGCGGCGTTGCGGGACGAGCGCGGCGTCGACGTTCCCAGTCGGGCCCCGGACCGACGGGAGCGGCTCACTGCCCTGCTCGAGCGGACTCGAGCCGACCGGCTGGTCGTCTGCGGCGACCTGATGCACTCGATCGGCGAGCCGGGCGGGGCCGAACGCGGCGAACTCGAGGTGCTTTTCGAGTCGTTCCCGAGCGACCTCGCGGTCTCCGTCGTCAAGGGCAACCACGACGGCCGGATCGAGACCTGGCTCGGCGAGAGCGACGACGTCGATGCGACGGTCGCGGTCGTCCCCGGCGCGGGCGTCGCCCTCGGCGACGTCGGCGTCTGTCACGGCCACACCTGGCCCGCGCCGGCCGTCCTCGAGAGCGCGGTCGTCTGTCTGGGCCACGAACACCCCTGCGTCCTCCTCGAGGACGAGGTCGGCGGCAGCCGCGTCGAGCGGGCGTGGCTGCGGGGACGACTCGCTCCGGAACCGTTTCGCGACCGCCCGGAGTACGAGGGCGTATCGTGGCTCGAGGGGGCGACCGAGCCGCCGCGTTCGGTGGTGATCCCCGCGTTCAACGACCTGGTCGGCGGGACGTGGACCAACCTCTCCGGACAGTCGTTTCTCTCGCCGTTCCTCCCCGCGGGGCTGGCCGACGGCGAGGCGTACCTGCTCGACGGGACCCGACTCGGGCCCTACGAGTCGGTCTGA
- a CDS encoding Lrp/AsnC family transcriptional regulator, translated as MDERNVRILQAVAELGTGSPDEISEYTDIPKSTVHYRLTKLKEDGVVSNDLLDVDLEALGLEITVVTEVIAEYDEQYHEDVGEQLAAIEGVNQVYFTMGDTDFIVIAHLADREMVHRLISDYEAIDEVVRTSSQFVVETVKDEPHPLNDFELETVVESIADED; from the coding sequence ATGGACGAGCGAAACGTTCGTATCCTCCAGGCCGTGGCGGAACTCGGGACGGGGAGTCCCGACGAGATCTCGGAGTACACGGACATTCCGAAATCGACCGTCCACTACCGGCTCACGAAGCTCAAGGAAGACGGCGTCGTGAGCAACGACCTCTTGGACGTCGACCTCGAGGCGTTGGGACTGGAGATCACGGTCGTCACGGAGGTCATCGCCGAGTACGACGAACAGTATCACGAGGACGTCGGGGAGCAACTCGCCGCCATCGAGGGGGTCAATCAGGTGTATTTCACGATGGGCGATACCGATTTCATCGTCATCGCGCATCTGGCGGACCGGGAGATGGTCCACCGTCTCATCAGCGATTACGAGGCGATCGACGAGGTCGTTCGCACGAGTTCGCAGTTCGTGGTCGAAACGGTCAAGGACGAACCGCATCCGCTGAACGACTTCGAACTCGAGACGGTAGTCGAGTCGATCGCGGACGAGGACTGA